A section of the Triticum urartu cultivar G1812 unplaced genomic scaffold, Tu2.1 TuUngrouped_contig_1281, whole genome shotgun sequence genome encodes:
- the LOC125526658 gene encoding uncharacterized protein LOC125526658, protein MGWLRSLFSPLRKIIVRAHSARKYRRGMRILYKDVKSCEDEDVHVLWSILVDSHRHPAMVKLKL, encoded by the exons ATGGGGTGGCTCCGCTCCCTCTTCTCCcccctgaggaagatcattgtccGCGCACATTCGGCGCGCAAATACC GGAGGGGGATGAGGATCCTGTACAAGGACGTCAAGTCCTGCGAGGACGAAGATGTGCACGTCCTGTGGTCCATCCTGGTCGACTCGCACCGCCACCCGGCCATGGTGAAGCTGAAGCTCTAG